The Acidobacteriota bacterium genome includes the window AAGGTAATCGAGATCCTTCTGAGACGGTCGGCCGAAATCGATCGAGACCTTTGCGACGGGGGTGATGATCACGAACAGCTTCGCCTCGAGTCTCGATGCGAGCAGGGCAGAGGTCAGGTCCTTGTCGATCACCGCTTCCACACCTCTCCACTGCCGGTCGCGTCCCCGAACGACCGGCACTCCGCCTCCCCCGCCTGCGATGACGACCGTGCAGACTTTCAGAAGCGCCTCGATGGCCTCGATGTTGAGAACCTCGACCGGCGCCGGCGAAGCAACGACTTTACGCCATCCCCTCCCGGAGTCTTCGCGCATCGTCCATCCGAAATCCCGGGTGAGCGCCTCGGCGCGATACTGGGTGAAGAACGGTCCGATCGGCTTGGCCGGGTCGGAGAATGCGGGATCGCGGGGATCGACGGCTACCTCCGTCAGAAGAGTCGCGACCGACGGAGGGAGTCCCGCGAACTCGAGGCGATTCCGGAGGGCCTGCTGGAGGATGAAACCGATCGATCCCTCGGTCTGGGCTACGGCGAGGTCGAGTGTCTGAGGAGGAATCTTCGTCGACGCTTCCTCTGCCTGGATCAGGATGTTGCCGACCTGCGGGCCGTTTCCGTGCACGATGACGAGACGATACCCCTGCTCGACGATCGGAACGAGCCAGCGCGCAGCCTGGCGTGCGCGTGCTACCTGCTCCTCCTGCGTTCCGTGATCCTCGGCAGGTAGCAGGGCATTTCCGCCGAAGGCGACCACCGCCAGCGGCTTTGGGGGTTCACTCCACGTCATATCGATTTGCGGGAAAGCGGCATCGTCATGCAGCGCGGGCCACCGCGGGCCCTCGAGAGCTCGTGACCCTGAACCAGAATCGCATACTTGTTGTTGCCGGTCACGTCGAGCTCGACCCGGCCGAGCAGAAGATCGTCTTCCTCGACGATCTCGTAGCCCCTGAGGTCGAGCTCGTCGGCAGTTCGCCGATTGCGCTCGTAGAGGAGGATCACGCCCGGGGCCAGGGCGAAAGCATTCGCACCGTCGGTCCACTGCTCCCGATCCTGATCGATCCGCCGCTTTCCTCCGCACGGGATCGGCTCGAGATCGAGTCCCTCCTTCGCGAGCGATCCGAGAAGGTTGTCACGAATCGAATATCCGAGCTCCGATGCTCCGAGGTCCATCTCATAGACGCTGAGGCGGGTATCGCCACCCTCCAGAATGACCGGAGGGAAAACGATGCACTCGTTGCGGTTGGTGATCGTGAAGACGGTATCGAGGTGCATGTAGGAGCGTGTGCTCGGCAACTCGACGACGAAGATCTTCTTGACCGCCGAGCTGGAGTTCCGGAGCGACTCGGCGAGCCATTCGATCCCGGGACGATTCGTACGCTCGGAGAGGCCGACGACCAGGATGTCTTCGCGGGCGACGAGGACATCTCCACCCTCGATCGTGGCCCCTCGCTGGGCATAGGACCCGCCTACCAGATCGGGTGTCCAGAGAATGTCCCGCTCGCGGAATCCCGGATGGTGCCGGAAGACGTACCACGAAATGAGCGACTCCCTCGCCCTCGCGGCGGTCGCCATTGCCGAGATCGCGACCCCGTCGCCGACGATGACCTGCGGGTCCCGGGTGAAGAAGAGATTCGGCGTGGGAGTCAGGGTGTAGGTCGAGCTGTCGTCATTGAGCATTCCTCCGACCAGATGTTCGGCGAGCTGCCGTGGAGGAAGCTCGACGAGGATCTGCCGCGCCTGAGCGGGTATCGTCGCGCGCGTCCTCAGATCTTCGAGAACGGCGGCTCGGCCGTCCTCGTCCTCGAGGGTTTCCTCGAGAAGCTTCTGAAGGTCGTGAATCTCTTCCGCGACGAACCAGACGATCTGCTGGAACCGGCGGTGCTCTTCGCGCGCGAGCTGGCCGAAGAGGATGTCGTCGAAGAGCAGCTCCTCCATCATCGCGGGCATCATGTCGTCGATTTCACGCCCTGGAAGGTGGATCAGGACGGATTCGAGCCGACCGATCTCGCTTGTGACATTCAGTTTCATCGATACCGATTCTATCCGTTACGGACGGGCACCGATCGCGGTGAAGGCGTCATCATAGAGCTCGAGAAGTCGATCCGCTGCCGGGCCGTATGCGAAATCCGCAACGCGTTCGAGGGACCGGCGCTTCAATTCGGAAAGGTCTCCCTTCGCGAAAAGGTCATGGACGAGCGCTGCGAGCGCCTCGGGCGTCGCCACGGGGGAACGCA containing:
- a CDS encoding carbamate kinase, which gives rise to MTWSEPPKPLAVVAFGGNALLPAEDHGTQEEQVARARQAARWLVPIVEQGYRLVIVHGNGPQVGNILIQAEEASTKIPPQTLDLAVAQTEGSIGFILQQALRNRLEFAGLPPSVATLLTEVAVDPRDPAFSDPAKPIGPFFTQYRAEALTRDFGWTMREDSGRGWRKVVASPAPVEVLNIEAIEALLKVCTVVIAGGGGGVPVVRGRDRQWRGVEAVIDKDLTSALLASRLEAKLFVIITPVAKVSIDFGRPSQKDLDYLSLEDARKYMREGQFPRGSMGPKITASINFVAETGGEVLITNIDELQEALNGESGTRIGGEPSRFAASAS
- a CDS encoding arginine deiminase, whose translation is MKLNVTSEIGRLESVLIHLPGREIDDMMPAMMEELLFDDILFGQLAREEHRRFQQIVWFVAEEIHDLQKLLEETLEDEDGRAAVLEDLRTRATIPAQARQILVELPPRQLAEHLVGGMLNDDSSTYTLTPTPNLFFTRDPQVIVGDGVAISAMATAARARESLISWYVFRHHPGFRERDILWTPDLVGGSYAQRGATIEGGDVLVAREDILVVGLSERTNRPGIEWLAESLRNSSSAVKKIFVVELPSTRSYMHLDTVFTITNRNECIVFPPVILEGGDTRLSVYEMDLGASELGYSIRDNLLGSLAKEGLDLEPIPCGGKRRIDQDREQWTDGANAFALAPGVILLYERNRRTADELDLRGYEIVEEDDLLLGRVELDVTGNNKYAILVQGHELSRARGGPRCMTMPLSRKSI